Proteins encoded by one window of Geobacter sp. DSM 9736:
- the groL gene encoding chaperonin GroEL (60 kDa chaperone family; promotes refolding of misfolded polypeptides especially under stressful conditions; forms two stacked rings of heptamers to form a barrel-shaped 14mer; ends can be capped by GroES; misfolded proteins enter the barrel where they are refolded when GroES binds), translating into MAAKLIKFDQEGRNAILKGVNTLADAVKVTLGPKGRNVVIEKSFGAPLITKDGVTVAKEIELDDKFENMGAQLVKEVASKTSDVAGDGTTTATVLAQAIYRQGSKLVAAGHNPMEIKRGIDQAVETLVGELKNISKPIKDHKEIAQVGTISANNDKTIGDIIAEAMEKVGKEGVITVEEAKSMDTSLETVEGMQFDRGYLSPYFVTDPERMEANLENVNILIHDKKISNMKDLLPVLEQTAKSGRPLLIIAEDIEGEALATLVVNKLRGVLNVAAVKAPGFGDRRKAMLEDIAILTGGTVISEELGFKLEQTTFDQLGNAKRVTIDKDNTTIIDGAGKEADIQGRVKQIRAQIEETSSDYDREKLQERLAKLVGGVAVIKVGAATETEMKEKKARVEDALHATRAAVDEGIVPGGGVAYLRALKVLDGLKLSEEQQFGVDLIKRSIEEPIRQIAQNAGVDGSIVVDKVKNGTDAFGYNAAEDQYEDMIAAGIIDPTKVSRYALQNAASIAGLMLTTEAMIADKPKDESAMPAMPGGMGGMGGMGGMM; encoded by the coding sequence ATGGCAGCAAAGCTTATCAAGTTCGACCAGGAAGGGCGCAACGCCATCCTTAAAGGGGTAAACACCCTGGCCGACGCCGTAAAGGTAACCCTCGGACCGAAGGGGCGCAACGTCGTCATCGAGAAGTCGTTCGGCGCACCCCTCATCACCAAGGACGGCGTCACCGTCGCAAAGGAAATCGAGCTCGACGACAAGTTCGAGAACATGGGCGCACAACTCGTGAAGGAAGTAGCTTCCAAGACCTCCGACGTTGCCGGTGACGGCACCACGACCGCCACCGTTCTCGCCCAGGCCATCTACCGCCAGGGCTCCAAGCTCGTCGCCGCCGGTCACAACCCGATGGAAATCAAGCGCGGTATCGACCAGGCCGTCGAAACCCTCGTAGGCGAGCTGAAAAATATCTCCAAGCCGATCAAGGATCACAAGGAGATCGCACAGGTCGGCACCATCTCCGCCAACAACGACAAGACCATCGGCGACATCATCGCCGAGGCGATGGAGAAGGTCGGCAAGGAAGGGGTCATCACCGTCGAGGAAGCAAAGTCGATGGATACGTCCCTCGAAACCGTGGAGGGGATGCAGTTCGACCGCGGCTACCTTTCCCCCTACTTCGTCACCGATCCGGAGCGGATGGAGGCCAACCTCGAGAACGTCAACATCCTCATCCACGACAAGAAGATCAGCAACATGAAGGACCTCCTCCCGGTCCTGGAGCAGACCGCCAAGAGTGGCCGTCCGCTCCTCATCATTGCCGAGGACATCGAGGGTGAGGCCCTTGCCACTCTCGTCGTCAACAAGCTCCGCGGCGTCCTCAACGTTGCCGCAGTGAAGGCTCCGGGCTTCGGTGACCGCCGCAAGGCAATGCTTGAAGACATCGCCATCCTTACCGGCGGGACCGTCATCTCCGAGGAGCTCGGCTTCAAACTCGAGCAGACCACCTTCGACCAGCTCGGCAATGCCAAGCGGGTAACCATCGACAAGGACAACACCACCATCATCGACGGCGCCGGCAAGGAAGCCGACATTCAGGGCCGCGTAAAGCAGATCCGCGCCCAGATCGAGGAAACCTCCAGCGACTACGACCGTGAGAAGCTCCAGGAGCGGCTCGCCAAGCTTGTCGGCGGTGTGGCCGTGATCAAGGTCGGTGCTGCCACCGAGACCGAGATGAAGGAGAAGAAGGCCCGGGTCGAGGACGCTCTCCACGCAACCCGCGCTGCAGTCGACGAGGGGATCGTCCCCGGCGGCGGCGTAGCATACCTGCGTGCCCTGAAGGTTCTCGACGGGCTCAAGCTTTCCGAGGAGCAGCAGTTCGGCGTCGACCTCATCAAGCGCTCCATCGAGGAGCCGATCCGCCAGATCGCCCAGAATGCCGGGGTTGACGGCTCCATCGTCGTCGACAAGGTAAAGAACGGCACCGACGCCTTCGGCTACAACGCAGCCGAGGACCAGTACGAGGACATGATCGCTGCCGGTATCATCGACCCGACCAAGGTATCCCGTTACGCACTCCAGAACGCCGCATCCATCGCCGGTCTCATGCTGACTACCGAGGCGATGATCGCTGACAAGCCGAAAGACGAGTCTGCGATGCCGGCGATGCCTGGCGGAATGGGTGGGATGGGCGGCATGGGCGGCATGATGTAG
- a CDS encoding YtxH domain-containing protein — MMTETEKTMGSMTFLSFFAGALVGAGLALLYAPKTGREIRERMGGYTDEAMSKLKEYGNMAQEKMKTFRSKAEEAAEGSASRGDEATFH, encoded by the coding sequence ATGATGACGGAGACCGAAAAAACGATGGGGTCCATGACATTCCTGTCCTTCTTTGCCGGAGCACTGGTCGGCGCCGGGCTTGCCCTGCTTTACGCGCCGAAAACGGGAAGGGAAATAAGGGAGAGAATGGGCGGGTATACCGATGAGGCCATGAGCAAGCTTAAGGAGTATGGCAACATGGCTCAGGAGAAGATGAAAACCTTCCGGAGCAAGGCAGAAGAAGCAGCTGAGGGTTCTGCTTCCCGCGGGGACGAGGCTACGTTCCACTGA
- a CDS encoding KUP/HAK/KT family potassium transporter: protein MKKQTDSFWGGIVKALGLVFGDIGTSPIYTLTVIFTLTKPTPENVYGILSLVFWTMTILVTGEYAWLAMSLGRKGQGGEIVLREILIKLLKQGRLLAFAGFLSFLGVSLLLGDGVITPAISILSAVEGLLLVPGLEHISHHILVLIAALIAITLFFFQSHGTDKVAGIFGPVMVIYFGALLVSGLASISEMPSIVTAINPLYAVRFFEANGLSGFFVLSEVILCSTGGEALYADMGHLGKRPIIRAWYFVFTALIINYLGQGAYLLQHPETKNLLFGMIQGQAPLFYVPFLFLTICATIIASQAIISGVFSIVYQGITTRLMPLMRVDYTSAHLQSQIYIGAVNWFLMCAVILVMLIFRKSGNLAAAYGMAVTGSMTITAIMMIIVFSHTTKKWKVPIVAVIAVIDLLYLLSTFSKIPHGAYWSIILAAIPFITIMIWTKGQRALYRALRPLDIDTFLVSYEQIFAKDKNIPGTGLFFTREWNIVPPYVIHCIIRSNIIYERNVFISLIRTDDPFGVKTHLRSGIGPGLDAFEIRAGYMEVVDIEKLLKNNGIHEKVIFYGIEDISTVNPVWRVFSLIKKLTPNFVQFNKLPASKIQGVVTRVEM from the coding sequence ATGAAAAAACAAACGGACAGTTTCTGGGGAGGGATCGTAAAGGCGCTGGGGCTGGTATTCGGTGACATCGGCACGAGTCCCATCTATACCCTCACCGTTATATTCACCCTTACGAAACCCACTCCCGAGAATGTCTACGGCATCCTCTCCCTGGTCTTCTGGACCATGACCATCCTCGTCACCGGAGAATATGCCTGGCTCGCCATGAGCTTAGGCAGGAAGGGACAGGGGGGGGAGATCGTCCTGCGGGAGATCCTCATCAAGCTCCTCAAGCAGGGGCGTCTTCTCGCCTTCGCCGGATTCCTCTCGTTTCTCGGGGTGTCGCTCCTGCTGGGAGACGGCGTCATTACTCCCGCCATCAGTATTCTTTCCGCTGTGGAAGGTCTGCTGCTGGTTCCCGGGCTTGAGCACATCTCTCACCACATCCTGGTACTGATAGCAGCCCTCATTGCCATCACTCTCTTCTTCTTCCAGTCCCACGGGACCGACAAGGTAGCCGGGATCTTCGGCCCGGTTATGGTGATCTATTTCGGAGCCCTTCTTGTCTCGGGCCTGGCTTCGATTTCCGAAATGCCCTCCATAGTCACCGCCATAAACCCGCTCTACGCTGTCCGCTTCTTCGAGGCCAACGGGCTTTCCGGATTTTTCGTACTATCGGAGGTCATCCTCTGCTCCACCGGCGGTGAAGCACTATACGCCGACATGGGACACCTGGGTAAGCGCCCAATAATCCGCGCATGGTACTTCGTATTTACGGCGCTCATCATCAACTACCTCGGGCAGGGGGCGTACCTGCTCCAGCACCCGGAAACAAAAAACCTTCTTTTCGGGATGATCCAGGGGCAGGCGCCACTATTCTACGTCCCCTTCCTCTTCCTGACGATATGCGCGACGATTATCGCGTCGCAGGCCATCATCAGCGGCGTCTTCTCCATCGTCTATCAGGGAATCACCACACGCCTGATGCCCCTCATGCGGGTCGATTATACATCTGCACATCTCCAGTCCCAGATCTACATCGGCGCCGTCAACTGGTTCCTCATGTGTGCGGTGATCCTCGTCATGCTCATCTTCCGCAAGTCCGGGAACCTCGCGGCAGCGTACGGTATGGCGGTTACCGGGTCGATGACCATTACGGCGATCATGATGATCATCGTCTTCTCCCACACGACCAAGAAGTGGAAGGTCCCGATCGTTGCAGTCATCGCCGTGATCGATCTTCTCTACCTCCTCTCCACCTTCTCCAAGATTCCCCACGGCGCCTACTGGTCGATCATCCTCGCGGCGATCCCGTTCATAACCATCATGATCTGGACCAAAGGGCAACGCGCACTCTACCGGGCTCTTCGCCCTCTAGATATCGATACGTTCCTCGTGAGCTACGAACAGATTTTCGCCAAAGATAAGAACATCCCTGGAACGGGTCTCTTCTTCACGAGAGAGTGGAACATTGTCCCCCCCTACGTCATCCACTGCATTATCAGAAGCAACATCATCTATGAGCGGAACGTCTTCATCTCCCTCATCCGCACCGACGATCCCTTCGGCGTCAAGACCCACCTCAGGTCCGGTATCGGTCCGGGGCTCGATGCGTTCGAGATCAGGGCGGGGTACATGGAAGTGGTGGATATCGAGAAGCTGCTGAAGAATAACGGGATCCACGAAAAGGTCATCTTCTACGGCATCGAGGACATCTCGACGGTGAACCCGGTGTGGAGGGTCTTTTCCCTCATCAAGAAGCTCACCCCCAATTTCGTCCAGTTCAACAAGCTGCCGGCCAGTAAGATTCAGGGAGTAGTCACCCGCGTAGAAATGTGA
- the aroF gene encoding 3-deoxy-7-phosphoheptulonate synthase, producing the protein MLIVMHHKAGQKQVDAVVRAVEAMGLQAAPIPGSERTAIGVLGNKGYVDDSTIRDLPGVQEVIHVSKPYKLVSRDFHPRNSIVKVGNIEIGAGRRPVVAAGPCAVEGEEHILRTAKGVKAAGADLLRGGAFKPRTGPHTFQGLKEEGLKYLAAAGKAVGLPIVTEVMSPDNVGLVAEHADLLQVGARNMQNFDLLRELGRIRKPVLLKRGMSATIEEFLAAAEYILTEGNSQVILCERGIRTFETATRNTLDLAVVPLIAELSHLPVMVDPSHATGKRSLVPPMAKAALVAGAHGILVEVHPEPEKALSDGPQSLTFQGFEKLMKEIGGLSSFLGY; encoded by the coding sequence ATGCTTATCGTCATGCATCACAAGGCCGGACAGAAGCAGGTCGACGCAGTCGTGCGGGCAGTGGAGGCTATGGGACTTCAGGCCGCTCCGATACCGGGGAGCGAACGTACTGCAATCGGAGTCCTGGGCAACAAGGGATACGTGGACGACTCCACCATCAGGGACCTGCCGGGAGTCCAGGAAGTGATCCACGTATCGAAGCCTTACAAGCTGGTGTCGCGGGATTTCCATCCACGCAACAGCATAGTGAAGGTCGGCAATATCGAAATAGGTGCGGGAAGGCGGCCGGTAGTTGCCGCCGGACCTTGCGCGGTCGAGGGGGAGGAGCATATCCTGCGGACTGCGAAAGGAGTCAAGGCTGCGGGGGCAGATCTTCTTCGCGGTGGTGCTTTCAAGCCACGCACCGGTCCGCACACATTCCAGGGGCTGAAGGAGGAAGGGTTGAAATACCTTGCTGCAGCCGGCAAAGCCGTGGGCCTGCCGATAGTGACGGAAGTGATGAGTCCGGACAATGTTGGACTAGTAGCCGAGCATGCAGACCTTCTTCAGGTGGGCGCAAGAAACATGCAGAACTTCGACCTGTTGCGGGAACTCGGCAGGATCAGGAAACCGGTACTCCTCAAAAGAGGCATGAGCGCGACCATCGAGGAATTTCTGGCCGCCGCAGAATATATACTTACCGAAGGAAACTCCCAGGTGATCCTTTGCGAGAGGGGAATCCGCACCTTTGAGACGGCAACCCGCAACACCCTGGATCTGGCTGTAGTTCCGCTCATAGCTGAACTGTCGCACCTCCCGGTGATGGTGGATCCATCCCATGCCACAGGAAAGCGCAGCCTCGTACCACCCATGGCGAAAGCCGCCCTGGTGGCGGGGGCTCACGGAATTCTGGTGGAAGTTCACCCTGAACCAGAGAAAGCCCTCTCCGATGGCCCGCAGTCACTGACATTTCAAGGTTTTGAAAAACTGATGAAGGAAATCGGCGGACTCAGCAGCTTTCTCGGGTACTGA
- a CDS encoding response regulator produces MSSESVARILVVDDEVAIQRFLRAALDTGEYLLHQAQDGHTALAAATATRPDVILLDLGLPDMDGVEVIRRIREWSQVPIIVLSVREREDDKVKALDAGADDYLTKPFGIAELTARIRVALRRSQQQAPEPVHRIDELEVDLSRRIVRVRGEEIQVTPTEWDILRLLVVHAGKVLTHGQILRQIWGVAYLEQPHVLRVNISNLRHKIEKDPSRPRYIVTEPGVGYRLKAE; encoded by the coding sequence ATGTCGAGTGAATCTGTCGCACGAATCCTGGTGGTCGATGACGAGGTAGCTATCCAACGCTTCCTGCGTGCCGCTCTGGATACCGGCGAGTACCTGTTGCATCAGGCGCAGGACGGGCACACTGCCCTTGCTGCAGCAACTGCAACGCGACCGGATGTAATTCTGCTCGATCTGGGTCTGCCCGACATGGATGGGGTCGAGGTGATAAGGAGAATACGGGAATGGTCGCAGGTGCCGATCATCGTGTTGTCGGTGAGGGAGCGGGAGGATGACAAGGTGAAGGCGCTCGATGCCGGGGCGGATGACTATCTCACCAAACCTTTCGGCATTGCGGAGCTGACAGCAAGGATACGAGTGGCATTGCGGCGATCACAGCAGCAGGCGCCGGAGCCCGTTCACCGGATCGATGAGCTGGAGGTGGATCTCTCCCGCCGGATCGTCCGGGTGCGGGGGGAGGAAATTCAGGTGACCCCCACCGAGTGGGACATCCTGCGGCTTCTCGTTGTTCATGCCGGAAAGGTCCTTACCCACGGCCAGATTCTCAGGCAGATATGGGGCGTGGCGTATCTGGAGCAGCCGCACGTACTGCGCGTCAACATCAGCAACCTGCGCCACAAGATCGAGAAGGACCCTTCCCGCCCCCGTTACATCGTAACGGAGCCGGGGGTGGGATACCGGCTGAAGGCCGAGTAG
- a CDS encoding KUP/HAK/KT family potassium transporter, with translation MKPASTEPFWKGIVKSLGLVFGDIGTSPIYTLTVIFALTKPTPDNVMGILSLVFWTMTILVTAEYAWLAMSLGRKGEGGTIVLREILVRLLKPGRKMAFVTFLSYVGVSLLLGDGVITPAISILSAVEGMILIPGLESLHQGALILIAAVIAVLLFIFQHRGTDRMAGAFGPIMVLWFLSLAVSGVVSVVTHDPGVVKAVSPLYALRFMMENGFSSFFVLSEVILCATGGEALYADMGHLGRKPIIRAWSFVFFALVINYLGQGAYVVSHGGGKNLLFGMVQEMAPSLYIPFLILTIVATVIASQAMISGVFSVVYQGITTRMMPLLKVDYTSSHLKSQIYIGSVNWMLLVAVICIMLIFRRSENLAAAYGLAVTGTMTLTGIMITMIYRRTTRKWKVPFAVLVTAVDIVFLAACLNKIPHGGYWSIILAAIPFAVILIWTRGQRALYRALRPLDLDTFLVSYGQIYHKSSNIPGTALFFTREKEVVPPYVVHNIISSNIIYQRNIFVSIVRTDEPFGVKYKLTEQLGPGLDALEVLAGYKEIIDLEKLLKKSGIQEKVIFYGIEDIVTNNVVWRLFSFIKRQTPNFVKFYKLPPSKLHGVVTRVEM, from the coding sequence ATGAAACCGGCATCAACTGAGCCGTTCTGGAAGGGGATAGTGAAGTCTCTCGGGCTGGTGTTCGGCGATATCGGCACCAGCCCGATTTATACGCTCACCGTCATTTTTGCGCTGACGAAACCTACACCGGACAACGTGATGGGGATTCTCTCTCTCGTTTTCTGGACGATGACCATCCTCGTCACCGCCGAGTACGCATGGCTCGCCATGAGCCTCGGGAGAAAGGGGGAGGGGGGCACTATAGTCCTGAGGGAGATCCTCGTCCGGCTCCTGAAGCCGGGAAGGAAGATGGCGTTCGTCACCTTCCTCTCCTACGTCGGGGTCTCGTTGCTTCTGGGGGACGGAGTGATAACCCCTGCCATAAGCATACTTTCTGCCGTGGAAGGGATGATCCTCATTCCCGGACTGGAGTCGCTCCACCAGGGCGCCCTCATCCTGATCGCGGCAGTCATTGCGGTGCTCCTTTTCATATTCCAGCATCGGGGAACTGACCGGATGGCGGGTGCATTCGGACCGATTATGGTCCTCTGGTTCCTCTCGCTGGCCGTATCGGGGGTGGTTTCCGTCGTAACTCACGATCCGGGAGTCGTCAAGGCGGTCAGTCCCCTGTACGCGCTGAGGTTCATGATGGAGAACGGCTTCTCTTCCTTTTTCGTTCTCTCCGAAGTGATCCTCTGTGCTACCGGCGGGGAGGCTCTGTATGCCGATATGGGGCACCTCGGGCGAAAACCAATTATTCGGGCATGGTCGTTCGTTTTCTTTGCGCTCGTCATCAATTACCTCGGCCAGGGTGCTTACGTTGTCAGCCACGGCGGAGGGAAGAACCTCCTGTTCGGGATGGTCCAGGAGATGGCGCCGTCCCTCTACATCCCCTTTCTCATCCTTACGATAGTCGCCACCGTCATAGCCTCCCAAGCCATGATCAGCGGCGTGTTCTCCGTTGTTTATCAGGGGATAACGACGAGAATGATGCCTCTCCTGAAGGTGGACTACACCTCGAGCCACCTCAAATCGCAGATCTACATCGGATCGGTGAACTGGATGCTTCTCGTGGCGGTCATCTGCATCATGCTCATCTTCAGGAGGTCGGAGAACCTGGCGGCAGCCTACGGGCTGGCGGTAACGGGAACCATGACGCTTACCGGGATCATGATCACGATGATTTACCGCCGCACCACCCGGAAGTGGAAGGTCCCGTTTGCGGTGCTCGTGACGGCGGTGGACATCGTGTTTCTCGCGGCATGCCTTAACAAGATCCCCCATGGCGGCTACTGGTCGATCATCCTCGCCGCGATCCCTTTCGCCGTGATCCTGATATGGACCCGAGGGCAGCGGGCGCTTTACCGGGCACTGCGGCCGCTCGATCTCGACACCTTCCTCGTCTCGTACGGCCAGATTTACCACAAGAGCAGCAACATTCCCGGCACCGCCCTCTTCTTCACGAGGGAGAAGGAGGTAGTCCCCCCATACGTCGTTCACAACATCATATCGAGCAACATTATCTACCAGCGCAATATTTTCGTTTCCATCGTGCGCACCGACGAGCCGTTCGGCGTGAAGTACAAGCTTACGGAACAGCTCGGGCCGGGGCTTGACGCCCTGGAGGTCCTGGCGGGGTACAAGGAAATCATCGACCTGGAGAAGCTGCTGAAGAAGAGCGGCATTCAGGAAAAGGTGATTTTCTACGGGATCGAGGACATCGTGACCAACAACGTCGTCTGGCGGCTTTTCAGCTTCATCAAGAGGCAGACGCCGAATTTCGTCAAGTTCTACAAGCTCCCTCCGAGCAAGCTCCACGGGGTGGTGACGAGGGTCGAGATGTAA
- a CDS encoding DUF4118 domain-containing protein → MNCTEGNSPCLEALPQKESRSIPGLCPEVERLMVCISGSPFSERLIRITHRLAVEMKVPWTTMYVETPSGGRHQQENRERVWKELRLAESLGADVATVTASSVADAAIGYAKRHSVTKIVVGKPRKPRWREFLRQPLVDQLIRLSGVIDVYVVSIEPVEKRLAARAAAARRQPVVNGIGYLKSLLLVAASTAAGEVFHRFIEPTNLVMLYLLAVVLAAVRLGLKPAMATAFLSILAFDFFFVPPRFTFAVSDKDYLITFASLLSVGVVISRLVTKVKEQAVAVREREVQTASLYHLSRDLAAAANVEAVVAAVIRNIAESLEAKTAILLPDGERLRVVGGSPGFELDDREIAVADRAFRNGEPTGCGTETLNLSEALYLVLQTPGRRLGVMGVKLAAATDYAAPQIRRLLEAFATQTAMALERVELSHQAEQAQVLEAREKLERALLNSVSHDLRTPLVSITGALTTLKEEVSLPNQAARGDLLDAALEEAERLNRFVGNLLDMTRLEAGELKLKEELVDVEDLVGCALAPLGSRLEGRKVEIMLSSGLPLVKMDMAFMTQVLVNLLDNAVKYSPMGTPLQISAGVEAQALVLAVADRGPGVPEADLDRIFGKFYRVPVPEGKGGTGLGLSICKGIVEAHGGTIKAENRDGGGLLVVVKLPL, encoded by the coding sequence ATGAACTGCACCGAAGGAAACAGTCCCTGTCTTGAAGCTTTACCCCAGAAGGAGTCGCGGTCGATCCCCGGCCTCTGCCCGGAGGTGGAGCGGCTCATGGTCTGCATCAGCGGCAGCCCGTTCAGCGAGAGGCTGATCAGGATAACGCACCGCCTCGCGGTCGAAATGAAGGTGCCGTGGACGACGATGTATGTGGAAACGCCGAGTGGAGGAAGGCACCAGCAGGAAAACCGGGAGCGCGTCTGGAAAGAGCTTCGGCTCGCCGAGAGTCTCGGAGCCGACGTTGCCACGGTCACAGCCAGTTCAGTGGCTGACGCCGCGATCGGCTATGCAAAAAGACACAGCGTTACGAAGATCGTCGTCGGCAAGCCGAGAAAGCCCCGGTGGCGGGAGTTCCTGCGCCAGCCACTGGTGGATCAGCTGATACGCTTGAGCGGAGTCATCGATGTGTATGTCGTCAGCATCGAGCCCGTGGAGAAACGCCTGGCCGCCCGGGCCGCCGCCGCGCGCCGGCAACCTGTTGTCAACGGGATCGGGTACCTCAAAAGCCTCCTTCTCGTGGCAGCGTCGACGGCAGCCGGTGAAGTTTTCCACCGCTTCATCGAACCCACAAATCTTGTGATGCTGTACCTCCTCGCCGTCGTTCTAGCGGCAGTGCGGCTAGGGCTGAAACCCGCAATGGCGACAGCATTCCTGAGCATTCTCGCCTTCGACTTTTTCTTCGTCCCACCGCGATTCACCTTTGCAGTCTCCGACAAGGACTACCTCATCACATTCGCTTCACTGCTGTCGGTAGGAGTCGTAATAAGCAGGCTCGTCACCAAGGTGAAGGAGCAGGCCGTGGCGGTCAGGGAGAGGGAAGTTCAGACAGCCAGCCTCTACCACCTCAGCCGCGATCTTGCCGCCGCCGCCAACGTGGAGGCGGTTGTGGCGGCGGTCATCAGAAACATTGCTGAATCCCTGGAGGCAAAAACGGCTATCCTGCTTCCGGACGGAGAGCGCTTGAGGGTAGTGGGAGGGAGCCCGGGATTCGAACTCGACGACAGAGAGATCGCCGTGGCGGACCGGGCATTCAGGAACGGCGAGCCGACGGGGTGCGGCACGGAGACGCTCAATTTGTCGGAGGCACTTTACCTCGTACTCCAGACTCCGGGGAGGAGGCTCGGAGTGATGGGGGTAAAGCTTGCTGCTGCTACCGACTACGCGGCTCCTCAGATCCGGCGTCTTCTCGAAGCATTTGCGACCCAGACGGCAATGGCTCTCGAACGGGTGGAGCTGTCTCACCAGGCGGAGCAGGCGCAGGTGCTCGAAGCAAGGGAAAAACTTGAACGCGCGCTGCTCAACTCCGTATCCCACGACCTGAGAACCCCTCTCGTATCGATAACCGGTGCGTTGACCACCCTTAAGGAGGAGGTGTCCCTGCCAAACCAAGCAGCGCGGGGAGATCTGCTCGATGCAGCACTGGAAGAGGCGGAAAGGCTCAACCGCTTCGTCGGGAACCTCCTCGACATGACACGACTGGAGGCGGGAGAGCTCAAATTGAAGGAAGAACTGGTCGATGTAGAGGACCTCGTCGGCTGCGCCCTTGCGCCTCTCGGCAGCAGACTCGAAGGGAGAAAGGTTGAGATCATGCTCTCTTCGGGGCTCCCCCTGGTGAAGATGGATATGGCGTTCATGACCCAGGTCCTCGTCAACCTGCTCGATAATGCGGTAAAGTACTCTCCTATGGGTACACCTCTCCAGATATCCGCCGGCGTTGAGGCGCAGGCTCTCGTCCTTGCCGTTGCCGACCGCGGTCCAGGAGTCCCGGAGGCTGATCTGGACCGGATATTCGGAAAGTTCTACAGAGTCCCGGTTCCCGAAGGAAAGGGGGGAACAGGCCTCGGGCTTTCCATCTGCAAGGGGATCGTTGAAGCTCACGGTGGGACGATCAAGGCAGAGAATCGCGATGGAGGAGGATTGCTGGTCGTGGTGAAATTGCCGCTCTAG
- the groES gene encoding co-chaperone GroES: protein MKLRPMQDRIIVKRVEEEAKTAGGIFIPETAKEKPQQGEVVAVGKGKVTEDGKVLPLDVKVGDKVLFGKYAGTEIKLEGEEFLIMREDDILGVVEK from the coding sequence ATGAAGCTGAGACCGATGCAGGACCGGATCATCGTGAAGAGGGTTGAGGAAGAAGCCAAGACCGCAGGCGGAATTTTCATCCCGGAGACCGCGAAGGAGAAGCCCCAGCAGGGCGAAGTAGTGGCGGTCGGCAAGGGTAAGGTCACCGAAGACGGAAAAGTCCTCCCTCTCGATGTCAAGGTCGGCGACAAGGTGCTCTTCGGCAAGTATGCCGGCACTGAGATCAAGCTCGAAGGGGAAGAGTTCCTTATCATGCGCGAAGACGACATCCTCGGCGTCGTGGAGAAGTAA